In Betaproteobacteria bacterium, a genomic segment contains:
- a CDS encoding FAD-dependent oxidoreductase, whose translation MKHVIIGAGPAGVRAAETLRHEDAKCDITLVSGEPGEPYARMAIPYILTGRIDESGAHQRRSPDHFDRLRVRYLNRQAVRVDAGANGGQVALDNGARLDYDRLLVATGSSPSLPPIPGTDLDGCVTCWTLDDARVIVSKLRPGARVVMLGAGFVAGVIMKSLVESGAQLAVIAGRQGQILRSMMTPVGSAMIQRWLEGKGVNVITQGRSERIEPGPRLVLDNQTLDADLIILATGVHPNIAFLEGTGVEIDKGVIVDERMQTTVPCIYAAGDVAQGRDFSTGEWVVHALQPTATEHGRIAALNMAGRNVPYQGSLGMNVLDTIGLISYTFGLWKGRPGGETVENIDAEHFHYTRLCFDGDMLVGAITIGNIRHVGAMRGLIQTRRHLGEWKARLMQNPQLVMDAFVDLSEAVSAGRLSGAGHAAKPGE comes from the coding sequence GCCCGGCCGGTGTGAGGGCAGCCGAGACGCTGCGGCACGAGGACGCGAAGTGCGACATCACGCTCGTCAGCGGCGAGCCGGGCGAGCCGTACGCGCGCATGGCGATTCCCTACATCCTGACGGGGCGCATCGACGAGAGCGGCGCGCATCAGCGCAGGAGCCCGGACCATTTCGATCGGCTGCGCGTGCGCTATCTCAACCGCCAGGCGGTACGCGTCGACGCGGGCGCGAACGGCGGGCAGGTTGCGCTCGACAATGGCGCCCGCCTCGACTACGACCGTCTGCTCGTCGCCACCGGTTCGTCACCGAGCCTGCCGCCGATTCCCGGCACGGATCTGGACGGCTGCGTCACCTGCTGGACGCTCGACGACGCGCGGGTGATCGTGTCCAAGCTTAGGCCCGGCGCCCGCGTGGTGATGCTCGGCGCCGGCTTCGTTGCCGGCGTCATCATGAAGTCGCTGGTGGAAAGCGGTGCGCAGCTCGCGGTGATCGCCGGTCGGCAGGGGCAGATCCTGCGCTCGATGATGACGCCGGTGGGCAGCGCGATGATCCAGCGCTGGCTCGAAGGCAAGGGCGTGAATGTCATCACCCAGGGCCGCAGCGAGCGCATCGAGCCCGGTCCGCGGCTCGTCTTGGACAATCAGACCCTCGATGCCGATCTCATCATCTTGGCCACCGGCGTTCATCCCAACATCGCCTTCCTCGAAGGCACCGGTGTCGAGATCGACAAGGGCGTCATCGTCGACGAGCGCATGCAAACGACCGTGCCCTGCATCTACGCCGCCGGCGACGTGGCCCAGGGCCGCGATTTCTCCACGGGCGAGTGGGTGGTCCACGCGCTGCAGCCGACGGCGACCGAGCACGGTCGCATTGCCGCGCTCAACATGGCGGGCAGAAACGTGCCCTATCAGGGCAGCCTGGGCATGAACGTGCTCGACACCATCGGACTCATCTCCTACACCTTCGGGCTGTGGAAGGGCCGCCCGGGCGGTGAGACGGTGGAGAACATCGACGCCGAGCACTTCCATTACACGCGGCTGTGCTTCGATGGCGACATGCTCGTCGGCGCCATCACCATCGGCAACATCCGGCACGTCGGCGCGATGCGCGGGCTCATCCAGACGCGGCGCCACCTCGGCGAGTGGAAGGCGCGACTCATGCAGAATCCACAACTCGTGATGGATGCGTTCGTGGACCTGAGCGAGGCGGTGTCGGCGGGCCGTCTCTCGGGCGCCGGCCACGCCGCGAAACCGGGGGAGTGA